From Aquipuribacter hungaricus:
TGAGGACGGTGATGCCGCCGAGCACCGCCTGCAGGGCGGTGCCGACCAGGACGGCCAGGCCGTAGCCCAGGAGCCGGCGGCGGTACAGCCACAGCAGGACGACGACGGCGAGCGCGGCGACGGCGACGACCCCGGTGAGCGTGCGGTTGCCGAACTCGATGACCGGGTGGATGCCCAGCTCCTGCTCGACCGTCGGCGTGAACGACCCGGGGACGCACTCGGGCCACGTCGGGCAGCCGAGGCCGGACGCCGTGAGGCGCACCAGGCCGCCGGTGACGACGATGCCGACCTGCACGACGAGGTTGACGACGACCGCGATCGTCACGACCCGGGGGAGCCGGGCGGGGGGTGCGGCCATACGACGAGGATAGGGCGCGCCCGCGGCTGGTCCTCGCCCGGGGGAGGGTCCGTCCGGCGGTCCCCCGCCCGCAGGGCTCAGGTGCCGAGCGTGCCCCGGACGAGGCTGGCGCCGGAGTGGGTCGGGTCGCCGTCGAGCGGCTCGGCGGACACGTCGACCAGGTCGTAGGCGGCCACGTCGAGACCGCGGGGGACGGCGAGCTCGGCCGTCACCTCGCCGGGCGCGCCCGTCGGGACCGGCCCGAGGGAGACCATCGCGCCGCTGTCGGGGTCGATCAGCCAGGCCTCGAAGAAGCCGTCGCCGGTGTCGGGGAGCTCGTCGAGCCACACCTGCAGGACGCGGTCGCCGCCGTCGGCG
This genomic window contains:
- a CDS encoding anti-sigma factor, which encodes VAAAGLAVGATGAAVLLPRLLDDPSGTTPEPAVLAAADLVAFGAGEGTDVSGSARLAEVPRAGTPATDGGPADGGDRVLQVWLDELPDTGDGFFEAWLIDPDSGAMVSLGPVPTGAPGEVTAELAVPRGLDVAAYDLVDVSAEPLDGDPTHSGASLVRGTLGT